Proteins found in one Armatimonadota bacterium genomic segment:
- a CDS encoding transketolase C-terminal domain-containing protein has protein sequence RTTIGGGKGYAGQHSQSLEAVVTMMPGLKVVAPWSAYDAKGLLKSAIRDDNPVIFIEHQLLYTEKGVVPEEDYTVPLGRAVVVRPGEEVTVVTYSRSVGLALEAAEAAAQEDVQAEVIDLRTLIPLDLETVLASVRKTGRLVLVTQAPLTGSYPQHVAYKVQAEAWDALKAPIQIVAAHDVPPPMAQTLEMENLPDAHKIARAILAAAAK, from the coding sequence CGCACCACCATCGGCGGCGGCAAGGGCTACGCCGGGCAGCACTCGCAGAGCCTGGAAGCGGTGGTGACCATGATGCCGGGGCTGAAGGTGGTCGCCCCCTGGAGCGCCTACGACGCCAAGGGCCTGCTCAAGAGCGCCATCCGCGACGATAACCCGGTGATCTTCATCGAGCACCAGCTCCTCTATACCGAGAAGGGTGTGGTGCCGGAGGAGGACTACACGGTGCCGCTGGGGCGGGCGGTGGTGGTGCGCCCGGGCGAGGAGGTAACCGTCGTCACCTACTCGCGCAGCGTCGGGCTGGCGCTGGAGGCGGCGGAGGCGGCGGCGCAGGAGGACGTGCAGGCCGAGGTCATTGACTTGCGCACCCTCATCCCGCTCGACCTGGAAACGGTGCTGGCGTCGGTGCGCAAGACCGGCCGCCTGGTGCTGGTGACACAGGCGCCGCTGACGGGGTCTTACCCGCAGCACGTCGCCTACAAGGTGCAGGCGGAGGCGTGGGACGCGCTCAAGGCGCCGATCCAGATCGTCGCCGCCCATGACGTGCCGCCGCCGATGGCGCAGACACTGGAGATGGAGAACCTGCCGGACGCCCACAAGATCGCCCGTGCGATTCTGGCAGCCGCGGCCAAGTGA